From one Acidobacteriota bacterium genomic stretch:
- a CDS encoding cupin domain-containing protein encodes MEITRAGSQPSGKGPSDWFTGTVRIDPLFQAPDPALVAGASVTFEPGARTAWHTHPLGQTLIVTAGCGWAQREGGTVEEIRPGDVVWFAPNEKHWHGATPATAMTHLAVQERLDGKVVDWMEQVSDEQYRR; translated from the coding sequence ATGGAGATCACGCGCGCAGGTTCACAGCCCTCAGGCAAAGGCCCTTCAGACTGGTTTACCGGCACGGTGCGCATCGACCCGCTGTTTCAGGCGCCCGACCCGGCGCTGGTCGCTGGTGCCAGCGTGACCTTTGAGCCGGGAGCGCGAACCGCGTGGCACACGCATCCACTGGGCCAGACGCTGATCGTCACCGCTGGCTGCGGATGGGCGCAGCGCGAAGGCGGTACCGTCGAAGAGATCCGCCCCGGCGACGTAGTCTGGTTCGCGCCAAACGAAAAGCACTGGCACGGCGCGACGCCGGCCACGGCGATGACGCACCTTGCCGTTCAGGAGCGGTTGGACGGCAAGGTCGTCGACTGGATGGAGCAGGTTAGCGACGAACAATACCGGCGATAG
- a CDS encoding DUF2277 domain-containing protein, which yields MCRNIRMLFNFDPPVTDDEIRAASLQFVRKISGFSKPSKANEQIFNEAVEGVMQVSAMLLRSLETTAEPKNREEEAAKAKARSALRYQN from the coding sequence ATGTGCCGGAATATCAGGATGCTGTTCAACTTCGATCCGCCCGTCACCGACGACGAGATCCGCGCCGCCTCCTTGCAGTTCGTGCGCAAGATCAGCGGCTTCAGCAAGCCGTCGAAGGCAAACGAGCAGATATTCAACGAGGCCGTCGAAGGTGTGATGCAGGTCTCGGCGATGCTGCTGCGTTCGCTTGAAACCACCGCCGAACCGAAGAACCGCGAAGAAGAGGCCGCAAAGGCAAAGGCGCGGAGTGCTCTGCGCTATCAAAACTGA